Proteins from one Setaria italica strain Yugu1 chromosome V, Setaria_italica_v2.0, whole genome shotgun sequence genomic window:
- the LOC101762588 gene encoding class E vacuolar protein-sorting machinery protein HSE1: MNTSQFMDKQILGLAASASPSGGGGGGGGVDLSDLMIPIPQEDGEDRLRRRRSSSSANGIADDVLPSYDFQPIRTTAAAAAPAPHASWGSLDSKAPSASASASASYNLKTAGILEPHVLKKVSHEEDRSNFTAVTMADIDRTMKKYSDNILHALEGVSSRLSQMESRTHQLENSVDELKLTIGNYNGGTDGKLRHLENMLREVQAGVQILRDKQDIVETQLHLAKLQTPKTDTQSSENSGSGQAASQQQLVAPPQVSIQPQHQVPTPSQPPALPTLPAPNAPPPPPTLQSQAPSQFPSHLQHSQVPSVPSVAPVPSVPALPRDAYYAPSSQPTETMHQQYQVLPVPQPQAPPAPPQQYQSPSQFPQYSQPPQVSNVNPSTPLAPPAPQQPEETMPYAPPQNYPPNARPPSPYMQPPSGPAPPYYGQQSPSMYEPPAGRPNSGPPSSYGSGVYGQQGGSGFSESYGYTGSPSHHGNAGMKPSSPFAPSSGGSGSYGSGRLPTAQILPQAAPISSSSNSGSSGNRVPLDDVVEKVATMGFSREQVRATVRRLTENGQNVDLNVVLDKLMNGR; this comes from the exons ATGAACACGTCGCAGTTCATGGACAAGCAGatcctcggcctcgccgcctccgcctccccctccggcggcgggggcggcggtgggggtgtGGATCTCAGCGATCTGATGATCCCGATCCCACAGGAGGACGGTGAggaccgcctccgccgccggcgtagcagcagcagcgccaacGGGATCGCCGACGACGTGCTGCCCAGCTACGACTTTCAGCCCATCCGCacaactgccgccgccgccgcccccgcgccacACGCCTCGTGGGGCTCGCTCGACTCCAAGgcaccctccgcctccgcctccgcctccgcttcgTACAACCTCAAG ACTGCTGGTATATTGGAGCCTCATGTGCTGAAGAAAGTTAGTCATGAGGAGGACAGGAGTAACTTTACTGCAGTTACAATGGCAGATATTGATCGAACCATGAAGAAGTATTCTGATAATATTTTGCATGCACTGGAAGGCGTAAGCTCAAGACTTTCGCAGATGGAAAGCAGAACACACCAACTTGAAAACTCTGTTGATGAGTTGAAGTTAACAATTGGTAACTATAATGGCGGCACTGACGGAAAACTCAGGCATCTTGAGAACATGCTCAGGGAG GTCCAAGCAGGTGTGCAGATTTTGCGAGACAAGCAGGATATTGTGGAGACACAACTCCACCTTGCAAAGCTCCAGACACCCAAAACTGATACCCAGTCATCAGAAAATAGCGGGTCTGGACAGGCTGCCTCACAGCAGCAGCTGGTGGCTCCCCCGCAAGTATCTATTCAGCCACAGCATCAAGTCCCGACCCCTTCACAACCACCAGCACTTCCCACCCTTCCTGCTCCAAatgcaccacctccacctccaactCTTCAGAGCCAAGCTCCATCACAGTTTCCGAGCCACTTACAGCATTCACAGGTACCATCAGTCCCTTCTGTTGCACCGGTTCCCTCAGTCCCAGCTTTACCAAGGGATGCTTACTACGCACCATCTTCTCAGCCGACTGAAACCATGCATCAACAGTATCAAGTACTGCCAGTTCCTCAGCCACAGGCACCCCCAGCGCCACCCCAGCAGTACCAATCCCCGTCCCAATTTCCTCAGTATTCACAGCCACCTCAGGTTTCAAATGTTAACCCTTCAACTCCCCTTGCACCCCCTGCACCCCAGCAACCAGAGGAAACCATGCCCTACGCACCACCTCAGAACTACCCACCAAATGCACGCCCCCCTTCACCTTACATGCAACCGCCTAGCGGACCTGCTCCTCCTTACTATGGACAACAAAGCCCTAGCATGTATGAACCTCCTGCAGGCCGGCCTAACTCTGGTCCGCCATCATCCTATGGTTCTGGTGTGTACGGGCAACAGGGTGGAAGCGGTTTCTCTGAATCGTACGGCTACACTGGGTCTCCTTCCCACCACGGCAACGCTGGAATGAAGCCGTCCTCACCTTTTGCTCCATCCTCGGGGGGAAGTGGCAGCTATGGCAGCGGTAGGCTCCCCACGGCTCAGATACTGCCGCAGGCAGCGCCGATCAGCTCCTCCAGTAACAGCGGCTCTTCAGGCAACAGGGTACCGCTCGACGACGTAGTGGAGAAGGTCGCGACAATGGGATTCTCAAGGGAGCAGGTGAGGGCGACTGTGCGGAGGCTGACCGAGAATGGGCAGAATGTGGACCTGAACGTGGTGCTTGACAAGCTGATGAACGGGCGATAA